TCGTGTGGCACAACTCGACCCGGATGCACTACCGCACCAACCTGGCACCGGAGTACGACGGCAAGAGCGGCTACGGCGTCTATGCCGACGGGATGATGGAACTCGACGATCACGTGGGCGAACTGCTCGATCTGCTCGACGAACTCGGCATCGCCGACAACACCCTGGTGATGTGGTCGACGGACAACGGAGCCGCCTGCAACAGCTGGCCCGACGGTGGCAACCATCCCTTCGCGCGGGAGAAGGGCGTCGGCGGCTACGAAGGCGCGTTCCGGGTTCCGGCGCTGGTGCGCTGGCCCGGTGTGATCCCGGCCGGTGTCGCCACCGGGGAGTTCATGGCAATGGAGGACTGGATTCCTACCATCATGTCGATGCTGGGCCAGCCGGATCTCGCGGACTCACTCAAGAAGGGCGCCACCATCGGCGGACACGAGTACCGCGTGCACCTCGACGGAGTGGACCAGACCGACCTGCTCACCGGCCGCGGCAAATCCAAACGCATGGAGTTCTACTACTTCACCGAGACATCGCTGCACGGATTACGTTACGGCGACTGGAAAGTACTGCTCAAGACCCAGGACCGGTGGTTTAACGGCATCCAGCAGAAGCTGACCACCCCATTGATCACCAACCTCAAGCTCGACCCGTTCGAGCGTTTCCACAAGGCGCGGGGATTCGACGAATGGCAGGAGAACCATGCCTGGCTCTACGGCCCCGCCGCCCTGCAAGTGATGCGGTTCCTGGCGACGCTGCACGAATTCCCGCCGCGGATGCGCAGTTTCGGCATCGACGTCGACGAGTTGTTGAACCAACTCAACCCGGCCCGACACCGATAGCCGAAGCGAGGACAAAGCCATGGCAATCACCGAATATCAGACCGGTACAACGTTTCCCGGTGTGATCGGCCGCACCGCTGATGAGTCGACGCCGGCCTGGCCGGCTTTCAAGCGGCCTGCCGAAGGCGCGCCGAATGTGGTGTTCATCGTGCTCGACGACACCGGATACGGGCACCTGGGCTGCTTCGGCAGTCCGATCTCGACACCGAACATCGACGCGTTGGCCGCCGACGGCCTGCGGTATTCCAACATGCACACCACCGCCCTGTGCTCGCCGTCGCGGTCCTGCATCCTCAACGGCCGTAACCACCACTCCAACCACCTGGCGTGTCTGACCAACGGGTCGACCGGATTCCCCGGCTCCGACGGCTACATACCGTTCGAGAACGGCTTCCTCTCCGAAATTCTGCGGGCCCAGGGTTACAACACCTACTGCGTCGGTAAGTGGCATCTGGCGCCGGAGGAAACGATGACCGCGGCTGGGCCCTACGACCGGTGGCCGCTGGGACGCGGGTTCGAGCGTTACTACGGCTTCCTGGGCGGCGACACCCACCAGTACTACCCGGATCTGGTGCGAGACAACTCCCAAACCGAACCCGAGGCCACCCCGGAGCAGGGCTATCACCTCACGCCCGATCTGGTGAACAAGGCCAAGGCAATGATTGCCGACGCCAAGCAGGTCGCCCCGGACAAGCCCTTCTTCCTCTACTTCGCCCCCGGCGCGACGCACTCACCCCACCATGTGCCCAAACAGTGGGCCGACCGCTACGCCGGGAAGTTCGACGCCGGCTGGGAGGCCTACCGCCAGCAGGTGTTCACGCGACAGCAGGAACTCGGGCTCTTGCCGGCAACGGCCGAGCTGTCTGCACCCGATCCCGATGTCGCGGACTGGGAGACGCTGCCGGCCGACGAACGCCGGCTCTACGCCCGCATGATGGAGGTGTTCGCCGGTTTCCTCGAGCACACCGACCACTACATCGGCGAACTCGTGCAGTTCCTCAAAGACCTGCACGAGTACGACAACACGGTGATCATGCTGGTCTCTGACAACGGGGCCAGCGCCGAAGGCGGCCCCACCGGCTCGGTCACCGAGGTCCGCTTCTTCAACAACGTCGCCGACACCGTCGAGGAGGGGCTGGCCCGCATCGACGAGATCGGCGGCCCCACGGTGTTCAACCACTTCCCGTGGGGCTGGACGCACGCCGGCAACACCCCGTTTCGGCGGTGGAAGCGCGAGACCTACCGCGGCGGCTCGAGCGACCCGTTGATCGTCACCTGGCCGCGCGGCATCGCCGCGCGGGGCGAGGTGCGATCCCAGTACACCCATCTGATCGACATGGTCCCGACGGTGCTCGATGCCCTGCGCCTTGACCCACCGACATCGATCGGCGGTGTCACCCAGTCGCCGATCGAAGGGGTCAGCTTCGCGCACACCTTCGACGACGCCGCCGCCCCCACCCGCCATCTCACCCAGTACTTCGAGATGCTGGGCCACCGCTCGCTCTACCACGACGGGTGGCGCGCCGTATGTCCTTGGCCGGGAACGTCGTTCGCCGAATCCGCCCACAAGTTCGGCGACGTGATCACCGCGGAGATGCTCAGTCAGCTCGATGAATGCGGGTGGGAGCTCTACCACGTCGCCCAGGATCCCGCCGAGACCACCAACCTGGCCGGGCAGGAGCGTGCGCGGCTGATCGCGATGATCACGCTCTGGTACAGCGAAGCGGGAAGATACAACGTGTTGCCCATCGACAGCCGCGGCCTGGCCCGCGCTTTCGTGGAACGTCCGCAGATTGCCGCCGCGAACCGCACTCGATACGTGCTGTATCCGGGCACCCAGGCTATTCCCGCGGCCGCCGCACCGAAGATTCTCAACCGGCCGTACTCGATCAACGCCGAGGTTGAACTCACCGAGGAATCGTCGGGCGTCCTGTTGTCCATGGGCGGCAATGACGGAGGAATCACCTTGTACGTCAAGGACGGTCAGCTCTGTTATGCGCACAACTATGTGGCCAAGGAGATCTTCACGATTCGCTCGGCGCAACGCATCCCGCCGGGGCGGCACTTCCTCAGCGTGGAATTCACCCCGACAGGTCCGGTGGACCTCAAGAACGGCAGCGGAACTCCTGGCGACGTGACGCTGTTCGTCGACGGCTCTGCGGTCGGCCGCGGCGAATTTCCGGTAACCACGCCGCTGCGGCTGGCCCAGGGCGGAGCCATGCTGGTCGGCGCCAACACCGGCTCGTCGGTAACCCCCGACTACGACCCGCCGTTCGAGTTCGACGGCCGAATCCACCGCGTGATCGTCGACGTCAGCGGCGAGCACGTCGAGGACTACCAGGCGCAGATGAAGATCGCGCTCACCAAGCAGTAGCTGCGCGAATGTCGTTGGCGCGCTGCTCTTTCGGGTGTGCCACGGTCAAGTGGACGCTAAAGGCCAAAACCCGCACGTTGTTGGCCCGGCCAAGAGCAACTTTCAGCCACGCACCCAACCGGTGGAGTCATCGCCGCACACGGTCTGCGCCCAACCGCTTGGCAACATGGGCACGGGCACACCGTCACAACACGTGTGGCCACTGAGCGTGGTCAGCCCCCCGGCCTGCGGGACGGTCCCGTTGGTGATGGTTCCGGCAAAGCCCACGGCCCCGCCCAACTCAGCGGGCGAAACCACGCTGCCAGCAGTGGCAAGCGACCCGTCGGCACCAACAGCCGTAGCGGCAAACGACGCCGGCGCCAGCTCCAGCGCCACCGCCGTGCCCTTCAACGCGCCGACGCCCAGAGCGGCACCGCCGGACAGCGCCGTCGTCGTCGCCAACTGAGTCACCAAGCCCGGACCGCCGACAAATCCTAGATTCCCCAAGAACCACGCAATCACTAATTTGCAAATATCGGCCAGACCCACGACGCAAATCCATCCGGCCTCGAGGAAGAACTCGAAAGGAAAAATCGCCAAATTCACTATGAAGCCAAGAAATTGTTCGGCCATAGCGACATGCCCGGTTAATAGCGCAATCACCGCGAGCAGAACACATAAAGGAATGAACAGCCATGCAAGAATAGTAGCCACCAACGATTCTTTGATGTAATGCAACACCCCCACGACAGCATCGATCCATATTTGGAGAATCTGCCAAATCGGAAATGGTGTGATGGTTGTTTGAATGGCGGTCACGAGGCTGGCGCCAGGTTTGATGATGACCGGCGCGCGTGGGGTGTGCGGTGTCGAAGCATGCGCCGGTGAAGAAATCGCCTCGTAGACATTCATGGTGGTGGCGGCCTGTATCCACATTCGCGCATAGTCGGCCTCATTGAACGCAATCGGTATCGCGTTGACACCAAAGAAGTTGGTTGCCAACAACACCGCATGCGTGGCGTGGTTGGCAGCCAGCTCGCCCAGTGTCGGCATTGCCGCCAATGCTGCCTGGTACGCCGACGCCGCGACCTCATGGACAGCAGCGACCTGAGCGCACTCGGCACTCACCTGCATCACCCACGCCAGATAGGGCACATAGGCGGCGCTACAACATTGCGCGGCAGGACCCCGCCACGCCTCGGCCTGCAGCGCCGCCATCACCGCGGTCAGTTCGTCTGCCACCGTGCCGTACTCGGCCCTCAACGATGACCACGCCTGGGCCGCGGCAATCAAGGACGCAGGTCCGGGTCCGGCGCTCAGCAGCGCCGAATGCACTTCCGGCGGGAACGCCATCCATACCGGCGCGCTCACTGGCACAACTTCGTCGTGTCAGCGCTCGCTGCCGGGCGATCCCGGCCGCGGCCACCCGGGCTCAACCCTGGCGGGCCCAGCAAAACCGCGCCACAGATCCCGTCACCGCGGCCGGTCCACCGCGCCGAACACAACGCCACTTCAAGCCCCTCAGCCACCCGCACCGCCGCTACCACCCATTGCCAAACCGGCCGTTTCGATTTCGCGCCGGAAAAATCCTGGTGAACTTAGAGGATTGTTTCGATTAACAAGGATGGTCGGTATCCACCGGTATGCGGAATTCGACTGTCCCCCGATCGGCGGACAGACAGCGTGTCATCGAACTGATATCAGATCGGTCGCGACCAACTGCGGCGAAGAAATCCGCGATAGTCGGTCCGCCGTTGCCGGTGGCCGAGTCAGACGTTGAAGTACTTGGCCTCGGGATGGTGCAGGACGAACGCGTCGGTCGACTGCTCGGGATGCAGCTGCAACTCCTCGGACAACGTCACTCCGATGCGGTCGGGCTCGAGCAGTTGCATCATCTTGGCGCGGTCCTCAAGGTCCGGGCATGCCCCGTAACCGAAGGCGAACCGGGCACCCCGGTAACCCAGTTTGAAGTAGTCCTCGACGGCGTCGGGGTCCTCGGCGGCCATCGTCCGGTCGGCCGAGTACCTGAGCTCCTCCCGGATACGCCGGTGCCAGTACTCGGCCAGCGCTTCGGTGAGCTGCACGCCGATACCGTGGACTTCGAGATAGTCGCGGTAGGAGTCGGCGGCGAACAACTCGTTGGCGAAGTCGGCGATCGGCTTACCCATGGTCACCAGCTGGAACGGCAGCACGTCCACCTCGCCCCGCTCGCGAGCCAACTCCCGCGACCGGACGAAATCGGCGATGCACAAGAACCGGCCGCGCTGCTGGCGCGGGAACCTGAAGCGGTAACGTTCCTCGGCGTCGGGTGCGGGCTCGGTGAGCACCACGACGTCGTCGGCCTCGGACACGGCCGGGAAGTAGCCGTACACCACGGCGGCGTGCGCCAGGATGCCGTCGGTGGACAACCGGTCCAGCCAGTAGCGCAGCCGCGGCCGCCCTTCGGTCTCGACGAGGTCTTCATACGACGGGCCTTCACTATTGGGACCGCCACGTGTTCCGCGTAATCCCCACTGGCCCAGGAACAATGCGCGCTCGTCGAGCATGCCGGTGTAGTCGGCGACAGCCAGGCCCTTGACGATCCGCGAACCCCAGAAGGGCGGGGCGGGCACCTCGATATCGGCGGCGACATCGGAGCGCTCCGGAATTTCGACCGGATCCTCAGCGGCTTTACGTTGTGCGGCAATGCGTTTGGAGCGTTCGTGGCGAGCCTTGCGCTCGGCTTCCTTCTTACGGGCTTGGATGGCTTCCGGACTGTCGACGTCCGCCGCTTCGCCTCGCTTGGCGCTCATGATGGTGTCCATCAGCTTGAGGCCCTCGAAAGCGTCACGCGCATAGTGCACTTCGCCTTCGTAGATGTCGGCGAGGTCGTTTTCGACATAGCTGCGGGTCAGCGCGGCACCCCCGAGCAGCACCGGGAATTTTTCGGCGACGCCGCGGGAGTTCATCTCCTCGAGGTTCTCCTTCATCACCACCGTGGATTTCACCAGCAGCCCCGACATTCCCACCACGTCGGCGCTCTTGTCCTCGGCCACTTCGAGAATGGTGGCGATCGGCTGCTTGATGCCGATGTTGACCACCTCGTAGCCGTTGTTGCTCAAGATGATGTCGACCAGGTTCTTGCCGATGTCGTGCACGTCGCCCTTGACGGTGGCCAGGACGATGCGACCCTTACCCGAGTCGTCATCGGATTTCTCCATGTGCGGTTCGAGATAAGCGACGGCGGTCTTCATCACCTCGGCCGACTGCAGCACGAACGGCAGCTGCATCTGGCCCGAGCCGAACAGCTCACCGACCGTCTTCATGCCGGCCAGCAGGTTCTCGTTGATGATCTCCAGCGGCGGTTTCTGGGTCATCGCCTCGTCGAGATCGGCTTCCAGGCCGTTGCGCTCGCCGTCGACGATGCGTTGCGCCAGCCGCTCGAACAGCGGCAGCTTGGCTAGTTCGGCCGCGCGCGATTCCTTCGACGACGCCGCCGACACACCTTCGAAGAGGCGCATCAGCTCCTGCAGCGGGTCGTAGCCGTCGCGGCGGCGGTCATAGACCAGATCGAGCGCCACCGTGCGTTGTTCCTCGGGGATCCGGTTCATCGGCAGGATCTTCGAGGCATGCACGATCGCCGAATCCAAGCCGGCCTCCTGACATTCGTGCAGGAACACCGAGTTCAGCACTTGGCGCGCAGCAGGATTGAGGCCGAAAGAGATGTTGGACAGCCCCAGCGTGGTCTGCACGTCCGGGTGGCGTTTCTTGAGTTCCCGGATGGCCTCGATGGTTTCGACGCCGTCTTTGCGAGACTCCTCCTGACCGGTGGCGATGGTGAAGGTCAACGTGTCGATGAGAATCGACGATTCGTCCACACCCCAGTTGGTGGTGATGTCGTTGATCAGCCGCTCGGCGATTTCGACCTTCTTCTCGGCGGTGCGCGCCTGGCCCTCTTCGTCGATGGTCAGCGCGACGACGGCCGCGCCGTGTTCGGCGACCAGCTCCATGGTCTTGGCAAAGCGCGATTCCGGGCCGTCACCGTCCTCGTAGTTCACCGAGTTGATGGCGCAGCGGCCGCCGAGGTGCTCCAAACCGGCTTGCAGCACCGGGGTTTCGGTGGAGTCCAGCATGATCGGCAACGTCGACGACGTGGCCAGCCGGCTGGCCAGGGCCTTCATGTCGGCGACGCCGTCACGGCCGACGTAGTCGACGCACAGGTCCAGCAGATGCGCGCCGTCGCGGGTCTGGTCCTTGGCGATGTCCAGGCATTTCTGGTAGTCCTCGGCGATCATCGCCTCACGAAAACCCTTGGAGCCGTTGGCGTTGGTGCGCTCGCCGATCACCAGGACCGAGGCGTCCTGGGCGAACGGGACGGCGCTGTACAGCGACGACACCGCCGGCTCGTAGCTCACCTGACGCTGCGGGCGCTCGACGTCCGGGACGGCCGCGGCCACCGCGCGGATGTGGTCCGGCGTGGTCCCACAGCAGCCACCGACCAGCGACAGCCCGAACTCGGCGATGAAGCCGGCCAGCGCTTCGGCCAGCTCGTCGGGCCGCAATGGATACTCCGCGCCCTTGGCGCCCAGCACCGGCAGGCCGGCGTTGGGCATCACCGACACCGGTATGCGGGCCTGCCGCGACAGATACCGCAGGTGCTCGCTCATCTCGGCGGGACCCGTCGCGCAGTTCAAGCCGATCATGTCCACACCCAGCGGCTCGACGGCGGTCAGCGCCGCACCGATCTCACTGCCCAGCAGCATGGTGCCGGTGGTTTCCACGGTGACGTGGGCGATCACCGGAATGTGGCGGCCGGCCTGCTTCATCGCCCGCCGCGAGCCCAGCACCGCGGCCTTCAGCTGCAGCAGGTCCTGGCAGGTCTCCACCAGGATCGCGTCGGCCCCGCCGTCAAGCATGCCCAGTGCAGCCTCGGTGTAGGCGTCGCGGATCACCGCGTATTCGGTGTGCCCCAGGGTGGGCAGCTTGGTGCCGGGACCCATCGACCCCAGCACGTAGCGCTCACGGTCGGGGGTGGATAGCTCGTCGGCGACCCGGCGGGCGATCGCGGTGCCCTTTTCCGACAGGTCGCGAATCTTGTCGGCGATGTCGTAGTCGCCCAGGTTGGACAGGTTGCAGCCGAAGGTGTTGGTTTCCACCGCGTCCGCGCCGGCCTCGAAATAGTTGCGGTGGATAGATTCCAGCACGTCAGGGCGGGTTTCGTTGAGGATCTCGTTGCAGCCCTCCAGGCCGCGGAAGTCATCCAGCGTGAGATCGGCGGCCTGCAGCTGGGTGCCCATCGCGCCATCGCCGACCACCACGCGCTGCGCCAGAACGTCAAGGAGATCAGTGTCGTAGCGGGGTTTGTTCGCGGCAGTCACATGGCAAGGATAGTCGGCCTATGGATTCGCCTCAGTTGTTGACAGCGCTCTGACAGGTCAGATGCAGGCCGTACGCTGATCGTGTGACTCTGCCGGATGCTGAGCCCGACGGCGGCCAACTGCTGCCCGAACTGCACAACACCGTCGTCGTGGCGGCGTTCGAGGGCTGGAACGACGCCGGTGACGCGGCCAGCGACGCCGTCTCGCACCTGGCCGACATCTGGGATTCGCGTCCCATCGTGGAGATCGACGACGAGGCCTACTACGACTACCAGGTGAACCGCCCGGTCATCCGTCAGGTCGACGGGGTCACCCGGGAATTGGAGTGGCCGGCCATGCGCATCTCGCACTGCCGCCCACCAGGTAGTGACCGCGACGTCGTCTTGATGCACGGGGTGGAGCCGAACATGCGCTGGCGCACCTTCTGCGCCGAGCTGCTAGCCATCGTCGACAAGCTCAATGTGGACACCGTCGTCATCCTCGGAGCGCTGCTGGCCGATACCCCGCACACTCGCCCCGTGCCGGTCTCGGGCGCGGCCTACTCCCCCGAATCGGCGCAGATCTTCGGGCTGCAGGAAACCCGCTACGAAGGGCCGACCGGCATCGCCGGGGTGTTTCAGTATGCGTGCGTGGCAGCCGGTATCCCGGCGGTGACGTTCTGGGCGGCGGTGCCGCACTACGTGTCGCACCCGCCGAACCCGAAAGCCACGGTGGCGCTGCTGCGCCGGGTCGAAGACGTGCTCGACGTCGAGGTGCCGCTGGGCGACTTGCCGACCCAAGCCGAAGCCTGGGAGCAGGAGATCAGCGCGATGGCCGCCGAAGACGACGAGCTGGCCGAGTATGTGCAGTCGCTGGAACAGCACGGCGACGCCGCGGTCGACGTCAACGACGTTCTGGGCACGATCGACGGCGACGCGCTGGCCGCCGAGTTCGAGCGCTATCTGCGCCGCCGACGACCGGGATTTGGGCGCTAAACGAGTCGCGGATCGGCGGGATCTGCCGGCGACCCGTTGCGCAGCATCGCGATCACGGCGGGTGGCTCGCCGATCAACCGTGCGTTGATGCGCCGGCTGACCATGGGAAGCCACGCCAGCCGCAGCGCCGTGCGGCGGATCCACAGCTTCGACGGTGATCCCGGCAGGAGCCAGTCGACCGTATCGCGGCCGGCTTCCTGTTTCGCCTGCACGACCGGACGCCACAGCCGCTCATAGAAAGAGAACGCCCGCTCTACCGACGATGTTCGGCGCAGCTGTTCGGCCAGCACATAGGCGCCCCCGACGGCCATCGACGGACCCTGTCCGGTGAGCTGCGAAACCGCCGAGCAGGCATCGCCGAGCAGGACTACCCGGTTCTTATGCCAGCACGTCATCTCGACCTGCGCTACCTGGTCGAAATAGATGTCCTCTGCCGGCGGGCATCGGTCCAGCACCTCCGGAACCGACCAGCCGATGCCCCCGAGGACGTCCCGCAGGACGGCGCGGCTATCACCTGGCAACTCGGGGTCGGCCGCGCGAAACACCGCCACCACCGCCGTCCGACCGTCCCGCAGGGCGTGCACGCTCACCTGACGGTCCACGGCGTCGGTCAGCACGTAATGCTCGCCGCGCGCATCGGTGAGGTCGTGGGCATCGCAAACGAAGGCGGCGAGATGGAATCCGAGGTAGCGCAGAAACTGCGACTCGACGCCGAATACCAGGGACCGCACGGTCGAGTGAATCCCGTCAGCGCCGACCAGGAAATCGGCTTCCAGCTGCTCGCCCTCGTCGAGGGTCACCAGCACGCCGTCGTCACCGGATGACACCTGCGACACCTGCACCCCGAAGCGCAGTTGCACGTCCCGAGGCAGGTTGTCGCGCAACGCATTTTCCAAGCTGCTCCGCGTTACCCGGCATAGCCGACCATCCAGGACGGTGACCGTGCGCTCGTCGGGCAGCGGGGCTTGTCGGCGACCATCCTGGTCGAACAGGCTTGCTGTGCCGACGTGATAGGAGACTTCTTGGATCGCTGGCAGGACACCGATGGCTTCGGCGGCCTCATAGCCGGGACCGAAAAAGTCGATCATGCAGTCCTGCGACCGAGGAGTGGATGACCTTTCCAGCAGCACCACCTCGGCACCGAGCGCCGACAACCGCTCGGCCATGGTGAGCCCGGCGATTCCGGCGCCGCAGATGGCAACTTTCACTGCGTCACCAGCGTCAGAAGCGCCCAGTCGGCTATTTCTGCTCCAGCACTTGGTTGTAGGCGCTGGTGGACCGACCGAGCGCAGCCACTTCGGCATCCATGCGGGGCAACAACTCGGCGGCGGTCTTGCGGATCGGACGTTCCCCGACCGACGTCGACAGCACCGGCTTGAGCCAGCGGAGCAGGCCCACCCATTTCGGGCAGAAGACACGCGTCTTGCGGGCCTCGATGCCCTCGACGAACGCCACCGCGCACTTTTCGACCGACGTCGTCTGGTTCAGCGGCCAGGGCAATCTGGCTATCAGTTCGGTGAACGCCGACAGGTCGGACTTGGCGTCGCGGACCAGGGGCGTGTCGATCCAGGACATGTGTGCCGAGCCGACCTCGACGCCGTGGTGGGCGACCTCCAATCGAAGCGCGTTGGCGAATATCTCTACGGCGGCCTTGGACGCGTTGTAGGGCGCCAGCCCGGGAGACGCCGCGTACGCCGCCAGCGACGAGACGATCAGCACGTAGCCGCGGCGCTCGATCACCGCCGGCAAGGTGGCCCGCACGGTGTGAAAGACGCCGAGCACGTTGACGTCCAATACCCGCCTGAACGCCTCCGGATCAACCTGGAGCACGGAGCCGTAGCTGGCAATGCCCGCGTTGGCGATGACGACGTCGATGCCACCGAACTTTTCGACCGCCTGGTCGGCTGCAGCCTGCATCGCGGACAGATCGCGCACGTCGGCCACGACGGTCAGCAGGCGCCCGTCGCCGCCCAGTTCGGCAGCGATGCTGGCCAGCTCTGCTGTGCCGACGTCGCTGAGCACCAGTTTGGCGCCCTTGTTATGCAGTCGACGAGCGACCTCGGCCCCGATTCCGCGAGCACCGCCAGTGATGAAGACGACCTTGTCCTGCACCGATGTCATGGCCGAAACGTACCATTGCGGGTCTACAGGTCCACCCCTAACAGGGCATCGACCGTGGTTGCCACCAACTTCGGCGCGCTCTCGTCGTGGCCGCCGTATTCGAGCGCATCAGTAGCCCAACCATCCAGTGCCGCAATGGCTTTGGGTGTGTCGAGGTCGTCGGCCAGGTAGCGGCGCACCCTTGCGATAACGTCGCCGGCATCCGGACCGGCGGGTAGTGCGGTGGCGGTGCGCCAGCGTTGCAGCCGGCCTGCGGCCTCGTCGAGCACCTGTTGCGTCCAGAAGCGGTCTGCCCGGTAATGCCCGGCCAGTAGACCCAGCCGCACCGCCGCCGGTTCGACGCCCTGGGCGCGCAGCGTCGACACCAGCACCAGGTTGCCGCGGCTCTTGGACATCTTGTGCCCGTCCCAGCCGATCATCCCGGCGTGCACATAATGCCTCGCGAATCGCCGCTCACCGGTGACACATTCGGCGTGCGCGGCGGTGAACTCGTGGTGCGGAAAAATCAGGTCGCTGCCGCCACCCTGGATGTCGAGCCCGCTGCCGACACGACTGAGGGCGATAGCGGCGCATTCGACATGCCAGCCGGGTCGGCCGGGCCCGAACGGCGACGGCCAACTGGGTTCGCTGACGCGCGCGGCGCGCCACAGTAGGGCGTCGAGTTGGTCGTTCTTGCCGGGCCTGGCCGGGTCGCCGCCGCGCTGCTCGAACAGGGTGAGCATCGTGTCGCGGTCACCACCGGATTCGTAGCCGAACTGCACGGTGGCGTCGGCCCGGTAGTAGATGTCGGGATACTCCCCTATTTCCGGGTCGACTGTGTAGGCGGCTCCGGACGCCAACATCTTTTCGATGAGCTCGACCATTTCCGCGACTGCCTCGGTGGCGGCGACGTAGTCGTGGGGCGGCAGCACCCGCAGCGCCTGCATGTCGGCGCGGAACAGCTTGACCTCGCGCTCGGCGAGTTCGCGCCAGTCGACGCCGTCGCGCTCGGCGCGCTCGAATAACGGATCGTCGACGTCGGTGACGTTCTGTACGTAATGCACGTCGTGGCCGAGGTCCAGCCACAGCCGATGTATCAGGTCGAACGCAAGATAGGTGGCGGCGTGTCCCAGATGCGTGGCGTCGTAGGGGGTGATCCCGCAGAC
The nucleotide sequence above comes from Mycobacterium pseudokansasii. Encoded proteins:
- a CDS encoding PAC2 family protein, with amino-acid sequence MPDAEPDGGQLLPELHNTVVVAAFEGWNDAGDAASDAVSHLADIWDSRPIVEIDDEAYYDYQVNRPVIRQVDGVTRELEWPAMRISHCRPPGSDRDVVLMHGVEPNMRWRTFCAELLAIVDKLNVDTVVILGALLADTPHTRPVPVSGAAYSPESAQIFGLQETRYEGPTGIAGVFQYACVAAGIPAVTFWAAVPHYVSHPPNPKATVALLRRVEDVLDVEVPLGDLPTQAEAWEQEISAMAAEDDELAEYVQSLEQHGDAAVDVNDVLGTIDGDALAAEFERYLRRRRPGFGR
- a CDS encoding FAD-dependent monooxygenase; this translates as MKVAICGAGIAGLTMAERLSALGAEVVLLERSSTPRSQDCMIDFFGPGYEAAEAIGVLPAIQEVSYHVGTASLFDQDGRRQAPLPDERTVTVLDGRLCRVTRSSLENALRDNLPRDVQLRFGVQVSQVSSGDDGVLVTLDEGEQLEADFLVGADGIHSTVRSLVFGVESQFLRYLGFHLAAFVCDAHDLTDARGEHYVLTDAVDRQVSVHALRDGRTAVVAVFRAADPELPGDSRAVLRDVLGGIGWSVPEVLDRCPPAEDIYFDQVAQVEMTCWHKNRVVLLGDACSAVSQLTGQGPSMAVGGAYVLAEQLRRTSSVERAFSFYERLWRPVVQAKQEAGRDTVDWLLPGSPSKLWIRRTALRLAWLPMVSRRINARLIGEPPAVIAMLRNGSPADPADPRLV
- a CDS encoding SDR family oxidoreductase, whose amino-acid sequence is MTSVQDKVVFITGGARGIGAEVARRLHNKGAKLVLSDVGTAELASIAAELGGDGRLLTVVADVRDLSAMQAAADQAVEKFGGIDVVIANAGIASYGSVLQVDPEAFRRVLDVNVLGVFHTVRATLPAVIERRGYVLIVSSLAAYAASPGLAPYNASKAAVEIFANALRLEVAHHGVEVGSAHMSWIDTPLVRDAKSDLSAFTELIARLPWPLNQTTSVEKCAVAFVEGIEARKTRVFCPKWVGLLRWLKPVLSTSVGERPIRKTAAELLPRMDAEVAALGRSTSAYNQVLEQK
- the mshC gene encoding cysteine--1-D-myo-inosityl 2-amino-2-deoxy-alpha-D-glucopyranoside ligase; amino-acid sequence: MRSWSSAPVPNLPGRGPELRLFDTADRQVRPVTPGTKATMYVCGITPYDATHLGHAATYLAFDLIHRLWLDLGHDVHYVQNVTDVDDPLFERAERDGVDWRELAEREVKLFRADMQALRVLPPHDYVAATEAVAEMVELIEKMLASGAAYTVDPEIGEYPDIYYRADATVQFGYESGGDRDTMLTLFEQRGGDPARPGKNDQLDALLWRAARVSEPSWPSPFGPGRPGWHVECAAIALSRVGSGLDIQGGGSDLIFPHHEFTAAHAECVTGERRFARHYVHAGMIGWDGHKMSKSRGNLVLVSTLRAQGVEPAAVRLGLLAGHYRADRFWTQQVLDEAAGRLQRWRTATALPAGPDAGDVIARVRRYLADDLDTPKAIAALDGWATDALEYGGHDESAPKLVATTVDALLGVDL